From the genome of Adhaeribacter pallidiroseus:
GTGGTTATTTCGCATAAGCCGCCTACATCCATTTTTAATTTACGAAGGCTGCCTAATTGATAATCTGGAAATCTGGTAAATCAAGTTTTTAAAACCTCTTGCTTATGATTGTTGTAAAAAAAGTATCGGATATCCGGGACTTAGATGCCGGGTTTACCGTCCGGGAAAAAGTATTTGTAGAGGAACAACGAGTACCCGCCGATGCGGAATACGACATATACGATAAAACGGCTCATCATTATTTAGCTACCTATAACGGAGAACCCGTGGGAGCCGCCCGTTGGCGCAAAACCGAAAAGGGAATTAAATTGGAAAGATTTGCGGTTTTGGCCGATTACCGGAACTTACAAGTAGGCAGCGCCCTTTTGCAAAATGTGTTAGAAGACGTACAAACTACATATCCAGAACACCTGATTTACCTACACGCCCAACTACCAGCTGTCGCTTTTTATAGCCGCCACGGTTTTATTAAAGAAGGGGAAATTTTTAGCGAATGCGCGATTGATCATTACAAGATGGTATATAAAGCATGATCCATTGGGCACCTTACCTGTATGTTAGATTAACGCTTTGCTTTTGTGCCGGTATTTTGTGGCAAATTTACGGGGAGTCTTCCTATGCCTTGTTGCCATTATTTATCGTTCTCCTGACAGTTGTTTTTTTAATTTTTCATATAGCTGGCACCCGGCAGGCATCCGATTTATTCATCTTTTTAGCTGGCTTCACAAGTTTAATTGTTGTTTTTCTACTAGGAAGTATTATTACTTACCAACGCACCGAAAGCAATCAAGCCAACCATTTACTCCACCAAAAGCTACCAGTAGATTATTATACCGGAGTTATCAGTGACTTTGTGGTTGAGAAACCTAATCATTATAATGTTATTCTACGAGTAAACCAGGTAAGAAGCACAGCAGGGTGGCAATCTGTTACGGGTAAGATTTTACTTATGATGCGCAAAGCACCTGGCTTAAGAAAACCGCAGTACGGGGATGTTTTACTCGTAAAAGGAAGACCTGTTCTGCCCGAAGCCTCCTTAAATCCCTACGCTTTCAATTCTAAGGAGTATTTGGCAAGGCAACAGATTTATCATCAGCATTATGTGTGGCCAGAACAAATTAATGTAATTGGCTACGACCCACCTTACCGGTTTATGGCTACCAGCATCCAACTCCGCAATTACTTGGATGCTATTTTGAAGAAATATGTGCCCGGCCAGCGGAATTACGCTATTGCCACCGCCTTAGTGTTGGGCATGAAAGAATACTTGGATACCGATATTAAGGCTGCCTATACCCGCACAGGCACCACCCACGTACTGGCCGTTTCGGGGTTGCACGTGGCTTTATTGTTTTTTGCCTTAAATATTATTCTGGGCAGATTAGCCAAAACGCAGCGGCAAAAATTAGTATTGTTTCTGGTACTGCTTCTGGTTATGTGGCTTTATGCTTTTGTAACTGCTTTATCAGCTTCCGTACTTCGGGCAGTAGTAATGTTTAGCTTATTGTCGGTAGGCAAATTTTTTAAACGCCGCAGTAATATGTATAATATTCTGGCGGCAACCGCTTTTGCCTTGCTAGTGTACAATCCTTACTTTTTACTGGATGTTGGCTTTCAATTATCATTTGCAGCGGTTCTAGGTATCGTTCTCTGGCAGCCTCGTTTTAATAGTTTAATAGATATGGATAATTGGCTAGGTAAAAAACTTTGGGAAGGAGTTACAGCATCGGTTGCAGCTCAACTAGCAACTATACCATTAGCCTTATATTACTTTCACCAGTTTCCGGTTTATTTTCTTGTAGCTAATTTATTTGCGGTGCTTATTTCCGAGTTTATTTTATACGTAGGGTTTGGTTTGCTAGCCTTTAGTTGGTTCCCTGGGGCAGGGCAATTACTAGGGCAAGTAATGGGTTGGTTACTAGATGGAATGAACTATGTAGTACTCCTGATGGAAAAGTGGCCTATGGCCATTATTGAAAGTATTTCTTTATCGATGGCCCAGGCTTGGATGCTAGCAGGAGCTTTTCTGTTGGCTACTTGGTTTATGTTGTACCGGCATAAACTGTTTTTAGTCGCATTTGCTATTACTGTAGCTTGTTACTCCGCTTTACAACTTGCTAAAATGCAGAGTCAGCATCGGCAGCAGTTATGGGTAGTCTATAATTTAAAAAATACCTCCGGCCTGGGTTTTATTCAAGGTAAGCAAGCCACCTTACTAGCTGATTCGGCAGTGTTGGCCAACAAAAATAATTTTACCTACAACATTCAACCACATTGGTACCAATTAGGCATTCAAAAAACGCACTATATTACTTTGCCTAACACACCCCCTTCGATAATACCCAGTTTTACAACTCCGGCCGGTAACTTGGGTTTAGTTTGGCGCGGTTTGCGCATTTTTATAGTACAATATCCCGAACAATTCACCGCAGCTTTATCTGCTCGCCTTCCGTTTGATTACGTTCTTTTGCGACAAAATGTACGGGTAGAACCCGCTAATCTGCAGGAAGTATTTCAATTTAAATCACTTATTTTAGATTCTTCTAACAAACCATGGT
Proteins encoded in this window:
- a CDS encoding GNAT family N-acetyltransferase, with translation MIVVKKVSDIRDLDAGFTVREKVFVEEQRVPADAEYDIYDKTAHHYLATYNGEPVGAARWRKTEKGIKLERFAVLADYRNLQVGSALLQNVLEDVQTTYPEHLIYLHAQLPAVAFYSRHGFIKEGEIFSECAIDHYKMVYKA
- a CDS encoding ComEC/Rec2 family competence protein, with the translated sequence MIHWAPYLYVRLTLCFCAGILWQIYGESSYALLPLFIVLLTVVFLIFHIAGTRQASDLFIFLAGFTSLIVVFLLGSIITYQRTESNQANHLLHQKLPVDYYTGVISDFVVEKPNHYNVILRVNQVRSTAGWQSVTGKILLMMRKAPGLRKPQYGDVLLVKGRPVLPEASLNPYAFNSKEYLARQQIYHQHYVWPEQINVIGYDPPYRFMATSIQLRNYLDAILKKYVPGQRNYAIATALVLGMKEYLDTDIKAAYTRTGTTHVLAVSGLHVALLFFALNIILGRLAKTQRQKLVLFLVLLLVMWLYAFVTALSASVLRAVVMFSLLSVGKFFKRRSNMYNILAATAFALLVYNPYFLLDVGFQLSFAAVLGIVLWQPRFNSLIDMDNWLGKKLWEGVTASVAAQLATIPLALYYFHQFPVYFLVANLFAVLISEFILYVGFGLLAFSWFPGAGQLLGQVMGWLLDGMNYVVLLMEKWPMAIIESISLSMAQAWMLAGAFLLATWFMLYRHKLFLVAFAITVACYSALQLAKMQSQHRQQLWVVYNLKNTSGLGFIQGKQATLLADSAVLANKNNFTYNIQPHWYQLGIQKTHYITLPNTPPSIIPSFTTPAGNLGLVWRGLRIFIVQYPEQFTAALSARLPFDYVLLRQNVRVEPANLQEVFQFKSLILDSSNKPWYRQLINQKCRRQQIPIYDVSKQGAFVYSPTN